The DNA window CGACACGCGAATATCCACTTCAGCCTCGTCGATGCGGACCTTGATGCGGCCGTCCTGTGGGAGCCGTTTCTCGGCAATGTTGAGATGACTGAGAATCTTGACGCGTGACACAATGGCCGGCTGGAAGCGCTTGATCTGCGCCGGCACCGGAACCTCCTGCAGCACACCGTCAATGCGATAGCGAATGCGAAGTTCGTGCTCGAAAGGTTCGAGGTGAACGTCGGACGCTCTCAACTCAATCGCGTCTTTCAACACCTGGTTGACGAAACGGATGATGGAGGCGTCCTCGGCAGCGTTGTCGAGATTCGTGCCCTCTTCTTCCCCTTCGCGCACCACCTCGAGTCCGGCGGCCACATCCAGGGTGTCAATGGTGTCCGCCCCGACACCGAGGCGCTTCTTCATTTCGCGCTGCACCGCTTCCCGCGGCGCCAGCACCGGCTCGAGCCGAAGCCCGGTCATCGTCTTGAGCGCGTCCAACCCCTCGGTGGCAAACAGACGGCTTGTGGCAATCTCCACCCACCCATCCACGCGCCTCAGCGGAAGCAGCTCTTCCTTCAGCAACAGCCGGGCCGGGAAAAGGGAGAGGACCTGTTTGTCCGGCTCCACATCTTCCAGCGTCGTGAACTCGAGCTCGTATTCGTCCGCCAGCCAGCGGAGGACGCTTTCCTCGGTCGCCGCCAGGCCCCGGCCAGACCGCACGGAGCTCAGGGCGAAGGCCCGCGCGTCCGGCTCCGTCAACTGCCGTCCGGCGACCAAACGCTCCAGGAGCGCTCGCAACTCCGCACTCTCGATGTCAGGCAGAGGCATGGGAAAGGCGAACGAGGCGGATTAACGGAGCAATCCGTTCATGACCGCCACCGCTTCTTGACGCACATTCAGAACTTTCTTCAGTTCCTCTTGCGCCGCTTCCAGCTTGGCTTCATTGGCCTTCCTTGCCTCGCGCAGTTTGGCGAGCAGGTTCTTGATCTCCTGAGCCGGAGCCTTGGCTTCAAGAGCGGCCCGCAGCGCATCCGACTCGGGATTCCCACCGCCCCATCGCCGGCCACCCCCATCGCCGCCACCATCGCCACTCCGCGCACCGCCCCGCCCCCCAAACATCGCGCCCATGCCACTGTTGCTGATCCGCAATTCCGCAACCTTGGCAATCCGCTCGGAAATCAACTTCCATTCGGCGTCATCCGGAACCTCCATCTGCTCCCGATAACGGTCCATCATGCGCTGGCGCATTTGCTCGGGATCGAAATTGCCACGACCCTGCCCAGGCTGGCGCTGTGGTTGCTGGTCCTGAGCCGAAACCGGCACAGCGCTCAGGCCGATGCCCAAGACCATCATCGCAGCCATGGTGGTGAATTCATGCAAGAGTTTCATAGACTTGATCTTCATTGTGTTTTGATTCGAACGACTACCGGCACAGAACTACTCCTCGTGACGAATACATCACGGGTTTGGTTACACCTCTCGCATTCGCCGTGCCACAAGTCCTCTTTGAATTGGAATCTTTAAAACCACCTTCTCCCCCCACGCCTTCCAATCCTTATCAATCTCTATGCAAAACCCTTGTTGAAAACACGTTGCACATGACCGTCACAGGATTCCGTCGAAGTCCATCGTTTCGTAGATTGAATCGGTGGCGAACCCCAACCGCATCCACCCCAGGTCCATGCGATCCTACCTCCTGCTCCCCGCGCAAGTTATGCTCAACCGACACCCCCGCACTGCGCAACTCTTGCGCACAAGCCAAGTCTCAGACTCCAGGTCGATTTCGAACCAAGCCAACGCTCTTGAACTCCTGAGATCTCTTCCAAGGCTGCCACAAGAAACAATCCCTCACGATGGCTCTCCGTTGATTTCGCCCTTCTAAACCTGAAGCCTGCTTTCTAGATTGGCCGCCGGGCTCCGCCCCCACGATGCCAACTGACCACGGCTCTTCCGCCCGCGACGCCAAACTTGCCAGCGTGCTCATCGCAGCTCGCAACGAATCACGCCACGTCGAGAAATGCCTTCAGTCCCTTCTTGCCCAATCCTATCCCCATATCGAAATCATCGTGATCGATGACGGCTCGACCGATGATACCGCGCAACGCGCCCTTCAATCGGGGGTTCGTGTGCTGTCCCAACTTCACTCGGGCAAGGCCAGGGCCCTCGCCGCCGGCGCCCGCATCGCCGCCGGGAAGGCCCTGCTTTTTCTCGATGCCGACATGATCTTCGACCAGGATTATGTCCGGCATCTCGTCACCCCCATCTTCTCCGCTGAAACGGTCGGCACAGCGCATGCCATCGAACATGTCGCGAATCCGGAAAACCGCTCGAGCCGCTGCTGGCAGCGGCAAGCCGGTCTGCCTCTCACCGAGCGGCTCGTCATCGGCGACGAAGAGTTTCGAAAGGGAAGCCAGGTGTTTCGCGCCGTCGAATCCGCCGCTTTTCACCGGGTGGGCGGCTTTGATGACATCGGCTACTTGGACGATCAGACCCTCGCCCCCAAACTCGGGTGCCGCGCCCTCTGGATTCGTGAAGCCATTTGTTCCCATTACAACGTGGAATCGCTGGCGGAGGTCGCCGCCCTCGGACGCTGGGCTTCCGTCGCCCTGGCGCGGGAAAAAGGGGTTGAGGCGAAGCGGAGGTTCCTTCCCCCTGTCATCGCTTTGCGCGCCCTCCTGAATACGGTGCGCCTCGGCCCGGCCATGGCCGCTTACCGCTGCGCTTGGGAATGGGGCGCCTGGACCGGCCTGCGTCACCCGTCAACCCCATGAACCGCACCACCTCCGCCGTCGTGCTGAGCTATGAGCGGCCAGCCATGCTGCGCGCTTCCCTCGAGTCCTTGCAGGCGCAGTCCCCCCCCCTCGACGAAATGATCGTGGTCAACAATCCAGGCCCGCGCTCGCCCGAAATCGATGACGTGCTCGCCTCCTTCCCCTCCTGCCGCATGATCCGGCCATCTGAAAATCTGGGGTTCACCGGCGGGATGAACCTCGGACTCCGCGCAGCCTCCGGACACTGGGTCTATTTCACGGAGGACGACATGATCACCCGGCCCGGCTGCCTAAGTGCCCTGCGGGAATGCATGGAACGTCATCCGGATACCGGCCTGGCAGCGCCGGTGATGTTCCGGCGCGGCACCCACGAAATCCACTCGGCCGGATGCCGGCTTCATCTGGGGTCCGTTTTCCGACAGGAAGGCTTGGGCCGGGAAACCTGGCAAACGGCCGTCGCGCAAGGAACCGTCGAAATCGATTTCGCCGGGGGATCGGCCCTGTTCGCCGAACGTCAGCGAATCCTGGACTGCGGCGGCTTTCACCCGGACTTCTTCATGTATTACGAGGACGCGGAACTCGCCCTGCGGCTGAAACGCTTCGGATTCAAGGTCCGATTGTCGGGCCACGCGGCGGTGGAGCATTTCGATCCGCCCCCCTCCGCGTTCGACCCCGGACTCGAGTTTCACAAAATGAAGAATCTGGTCGCGCTCTATGCGCTGCATGGACAGCCCCACGTCTGGCCGATTTTCTTTTTGCGCTACGCCCTGATTCAACCGCTTCGGATTTTTCGAGAGCATCCTCGCCGCGCGCGCACGATGTGGCGTGCCTGGGCACGGCAACTCTCCCGCTTGCCGGCCTCCTTCGCGCTGGAGCGCGAATCGTGGCCGCCGCTCCCCCATCGGGCTTCTTGATCATTCCCTCCCCCGCACCCGCCAAACCACCGCGCAACAAATTTTGCGCGCCCTATACCAAGGGAGGGTGCGCCATCCTTCGCTTCCGGGTCTACGCTCACCTCGGATCGAAACGCCATGATAACCCTAGGCTTAGTTCTGACTTTGGACCCGGATCACCCAGAGATTTCCCGGCTCCCGTCGCGCCTGGCGGAGTGGCCGGAATGTTCAACGGGCTCCAGGCAGGATGCTTGGCTTCCCCTCGCGGTTGAAGCCTTGGACGAGGAAGCATGCCGGAATTGGCATGACCGCCTCGCCGCCCTTCCTGGTGTGGCGTTCGTCGATGTCGTTCACGTTCGTTTCAACGATTCCAACTCCGATTCCGGCAACTCATGAATTCCCAGATGAACCGTCGCCAGTTTCATCGTCTGGCAGCCCTCGCCGCCGCCAGCACAGCCGTCCAATGGCGCCTCACTCAAGCCTCCGCCAAGTCCTCGCTTCCCGATGCAAGCGGGATCCAGTGGGACAAAGCCCCGTGCCGATTTTGCGGCACCGGTTGCCATGTCCGC is part of the Verrucomicrobiota bacterium genome and encodes:
- a CDS encoding glycosyltransferase is translated as MPTDHGSSARDAKLASVLIAARNESRHVEKCLQSLLAQSYPHIEIIVIDDGSTDDTAQRALQSGVRVLSQLHSGKARALAAGARIAAGKALLFLDADMIFDQDYVRHLVTPIFSAETVGTAHAIEHVANPENRSSRCWQRQAGLPLTERLVIGDEEFRKGSQVFRAVESAAFHRVGGFDDIGYLDDQTLAPKLGCRALWIREAICSHYNVESLAEVAALGRWASVALAREKGVEAKRRFLPPVIALRALLNTVRLGPAMAAYRCAWEWGAWTGLRHPSTP
- a CDS encoding glycosyltransferase family 2 protein translates to MGRLDRPASPVNPMNRTTSAVVLSYERPAMLRASLESLQAQSPPLDEMIVVNNPGPRSPEIDDVLASFPSCRMIRPSENLGFTGGMNLGLRAASGHWVYFTEDDMITRPGCLSALRECMERHPDTGLAAPVMFRRGTHEIHSAGCRLHLGSVFRQEGLGRETWQTAVAQGTVEIDFAGGSALFAERQRILDCGGFHPDFFMYYEDAELALRLKRFGFKVRLSGHAAVEHFDPPPSAFDPGLEFHKMKNLVALYALHGQPHVWPIFFLRYALIQPLRIFREHPRRARTMWRAWARQLSRLPASFALERESWPPLPHRAS